Proteins found in one Desulfovermiculus halophilus DSM 18834 genomic segment:
- a CDS encoding ElyC/SanA/YdcF family protein: MMFSLVKFAGGMLMPLPIILICLIAGLLLLANRSRIAGYGLLLLGTGLLLLVSTPFLPEQVLGDLESRYQPLRNPPSGAKWIVVLGGGAHGGKKRPAVSRLSESSLYRIAEGVRLAKALPRAKLVTSGGSDAPGPGSAELMADVAKSWGIASNRLITLDQTMNTEDEAAAMAERAGDGEPVILVTSAFHLPRAVALFQGQGLEVIPAPAGYLTDPDRSAKHIGHQLPQAGYIQFMERAMWEHLGLAWAKLRGAV; encoded by the coding sequence ATGATGTTTTCCCTTGTAAAGTTCGCCGGGGGCATGCTCATGCCCCTTCCAATCATTTTGATCTGCCTCATTGCCGGCCTGCTGCTCCTGGCCAACAGATCACGGATAGCGGGCTATGGGCTGTTGCTATTAGGCACCGGCCTGCTCCTTCTGGTGTCCACTCCATTTTTGCCAGAGCAGGTCCTTGGCGATCTGGAATCGCGATATCAGCCCCTGCGCAATCCGCCGTCAGGGGCGAAATGGATCGTCGTCCTGGGAGGAGGGGCGCACGGAGGGAAGAAGCGTCCTGCCGTCAGCCGCCTGAGCGAATCGTCCCTGTACCGGATTGCTGAAGGCGTGAGGCTGGCCAAGGCCCTGCCCCGGGCCAAGCTGGTCACTTCCGGCGGGTCGGATGCCCCCGGACCGGGCAGCGCCGAGCTCATGGCCGACGTCGCCAAGTCCTGGGGCATTGCCTCAAACCGACTGATCACCCTGGACCAGACCATGAACACCGAGGATGAGGCCGCGGCGATGGCTGAACGGGCAGGGGACGGCGAACCAGTGATCCTGGTTACCTCGGCCTTTCATCTGCCCCGGGCCGTTGCCTTGTTTCAGGGGCAGGGCCTCGAGGTGATCCCCGCCCCAGCCGGCTACCTGACCGACCCCGACCGTTCGGCCAAGCACATCGGACACCAGCTGCCCCAGGCCGGATACATCCAGTTCATGGAACGGGCGATGTGGGAGCATCTGGGCCTGGCCTGGGCCAAGCTGCGTGGAGCCGTGTAG
- a CDS encoding FitA-like ribbon-helix-helix domain-containing protein codes for MKSISLRNVPDDMYAALQEMARENRRSLQEQVKYLLEQEVNLVRQSPTSRASAWRKKLDSRNCLDIPELIREDRNR; via the coding sequence ATGAAATCAATCAGCCTGCGAAATGTTCCAGACGATATGTATGCCGCTTTGCAGGAGATGGCCCGGGAAAATCGGCGCAGTCTGCAAGAGCAGGTGAAGTATCTTCTGGAACAGGAAGTGAACCTTGTTCGTCAAAGCCCGACCTCCAGAGCCAGTGCTTGGCGAAAGAAGCTTGATTCCCGCAACTGTCTTGATATCCCAGAGCTCATCCGTGAGGACAGGAATCGATGA
- a CDS encoding host attachment protein: MEYKAWVVVADSSRARIFGAKARGGGLTELEVMYHPESRLKDSELQTDKPGRMYSMQGEFRSATEQTPARKIEAERFAQGLAEYLDKKHHEKHFERLVLAASPTFLGQLRNECSDRLSKAVVNEINKDLSNLEKAEEIRKRLPEYLW; this comes from the coding sequence ATGGAATACAAGGCATGGGTCGTGGTCGCGGACAGTTCCCGGGCCAGGATATTCGGAGCCAAGGCACGGGGCGGGGGGCTGACCGAGCTGGAAGTGATGTATCATCCCGAATCTCGCCTCAAGGACAGTGAGCTTCAAACCGACAAGCCCGGGCGGATGTACTCCATGCAGGGAGAGTTCCGCAGCGCCACCGAGCAGACGCCTGCCCGCAAGATTGAGGCCGAGCGCTTTGCCCAGGGCCTGGCAGAGTATCTGGACAAGAAGCATCACGAAAAGCATTTCGAGCGCCTGGTCCTGGCCGCTTCGCCCACCTTTCTGGGCCAGCTTCGAAACGAGTGCAGCGACCGGCTGTCCAAGGCGGTGGTGAATGAGATCAACAAGGACTTGAGCAACCTGGAAAAGGCTGAGGAGATCCGCAAGCGGCTTCCGGAATATTTGTGGTAG
- a CDS encoding Hsp20/alpha crystallin family protein, with amino-acid sequence MWLTPRIGNTNTAPRRNRHWNPLMEIAPEMAEMFRMPESLFGEDVSFVPSMDMQETDSAYVLTAEMPGIDPQNVDISVRNGVLELKGEKKEEKDSDQTGNGWTERRYGAFHRQIPLDQEIKEDEVKATYKNGILRIEVPKAEAGSGGKSIPIETE; translated from the coding sequence ATGTGGCTCACTCCGAGAATAGGAAACACCAATACTGCTCCGCGCAGGAATCGGCACTGGAATCCGCTGATGGAGATCGCTCCGGAAATGGCGGAAATGTTCCGTATGCCGGAAAGCCTGTTCGGGGAAGACGTCAGCTTTGTGCCCAGCATGGACATGCAGGAGACCGACAGTGCGTATGTGCTGACGGCCGAGATGCCGGGCATCGATCCCCAGAACGTGGACATCTCGGTGCGCAACGGCGTGCTGGAGCTCAAAGGGGAAAAGAAAGAGGAGAAGGACAGCGACCAGACCGGGAACGGATGGACCGAACGCCGGTATGGCGCTTTCCACCGTCAGATCCCCCTTGATCAGGAGATCAAGGAGGACGAGGTCAAGGCGACCTATAAGAACGGCATCCTGCGCATCGAGGTGCCCAAGGCAGAAGCCGGAAGCGGCGGGAAGTCCATACCCATTGAGACCGAGTAA